A DNA window from Thiobacillus denitrificans ATCC 25259 contains the following coding sequences:
- the bluB gene encoding 5,6-dimethylbenzimidazole synthase, with protein MSAHAYSPAERDAVYRVIRERRDMRHFRPGPVAPEVRQRLLAAAHQAPSVGLMQPWRFIRITQADLRQRLHALVEAERIRTAEALGERGDAFMRLKVEGILDCGELWVAALMDAREPYILGRRTLPEVDLASVACAIQNLWLAARAEGLGLGWVSLFDPQAVAQLLDIPPGGQPVAILCLGQVDAFYDAPMLESEGWDRRRAVADCLFENQWGSS; from the coding sequence ATGAGCGCCCACGCCTACAGCCCGGCCGAGCGCGACGCGGTCTATCGCGTCATCCGCGAGCGGCGCGACATGCGCCACTTCCGCCCCGGCCCGGTCGCCCCCGAGGTGCGGCAGCGGCTGCTGGCGGCGGCGCATCAGGCGCCCAGCGTCGGTCTGATGCAGCCGTGGCGCTTCATCCGCATCACCCAGGCCGATTTGCGCCAGCGCCTGCACGCCCTGGTCGAGGCCGAACGCATCCGCACCGCCGAGGCGCTGGGCGAGCGCGGCGATGCCTTCATGCGGCTCAAGGTCGAAGGCATCCTGGACTGCGGCGAACTGTGGGTGGCGGCGCTGATGGACGCGCGCGAACCCTATATCCTGGGCCGCCGCACCCTGCCCGAGGTGGACCTCGCCTCGGTCGCCTGCGCGATCCAGAACCTGTGGCTGGCAGCGCGCGCCGAGGGGCTGGGGCTGGGCTGGGTGTCGCTGTTCGATCCGCAGGCGGTCGCGCAGCTGCTGGACATCCCGCCCGGCGGGCAGCCGGTGGCGATCCTCTGCCTCGGGCAGGTCGATGCGTTTTACGACGCGCCGATGCTGGAAAGCGAAGGCTGGGACCGCCGCCGTGCCGTCGCCGACTGCCTGTTCGAGAACCAGTGGGGATCGAGCTGA
- the cobO gene encoding cob(I)yrinic acid a,c-diamide adenosyltransferase, with amino-acid sequence MSAEPAKNARHAARMARKKAVIDATIAAATIERGLLIVVTGNGKGKSTSAFGTLARSLGYGMKAGVCQFIKSRTDTGEEAFFGKQHGVEWHVLGDGFTWDTQNREQDIATAQRGWDVARRMLGDASYQLVILDELTYLLSYGYLDADEVLDALANRPPMQHVIVTGRGASEALIELADTVSVIADEKHAYRTGVKAQRGIDL; translated from the coding sequence GTGAGCGCTGAGCCGGCGAAAAACGCACGCCACGCGGCGCGCATGGCGCGCAAAAAGGCTGTCATCGACGCCACGATCGCCGCCGCCACGATCGAACGCGGCCTGCTCATCGTCGTTACCGGAAACGGCAAGGGCAAGTCCACCTCGGCCTTCGGCACGTTGGCGCGTTCGCTCGGCTACGGCATGAAAGCCGGCGTCTGCCAGTTCATCAAGAGCCGCACCGACACCGGCGAAGAAGCCTTCTTCGGCAAGCAGCACGGGGTGGAGTGGCATGTGCTCGGCGACGGCTTCACCTGGGACACGCAAAACCGCGAGCAGGACATCGCCACCGCGCAGCGCGGCTGGGACGTGGCCAGGCGGATGCTGGGCGATGCGTCGTACCAGCTGGTGATCCTGGACGAGCTGACCTATCTGCTGAGCTACGGCTACCTCGACGCCGACGAGGTGCTCGACGCGCTGGCGAACCGCCCGCCGATGCAGCATGTCATCGTCACCGGGCGCGGCGCCAGCGAGGCGCTGATCGAACTGGCCGACACCGTGTCGGTCATCGCCGACGAAAAGCACGCCTACCGCACCGGCGTCAAGGCGCAGCGCGGCATCGACCTGTGA